A region of the Canis lupus dingo isolate Sandy chromosome 8, ASM325472v2, whole genome shotgun sequence genome:
tatttttttttccaacatctaGTATTATGTAAGCATGTATTACCTTACCAAAAAGTTGTTCTATTAAAAAAGTATCttaatagaaaggaaaggaactaTAAACAGACTAGATTTTGTAAGTGCCCTAATTGTACAGATTACAGACTGAGGCTCCAAAGTAATTCGCCCCAATCACATGCCAAAGGTAGAACTGGCACTGATATCCAAGCCTGATTTCTCTTCTGGGCTCCTTTCACCATCTCCATGTTCTCCCATTTTATGAGTCATATTATTTATTCACtctattttaactttaatttagaAGATTACCAAGTGGCGAAACTTCTTCCCTACAGTCCAACAactctcttgtttttcttaataatgaACACTACAAGAATGGGATGCAGTTTTTAACATTAGAACATTTTCTTAGCTTAAGATGAGAACTTTATACCAGAAAAAGTTACATATAATTTAGTTTGGCTACAAAAAGCTTATATAAAAGTCATAGTGCTAAACTCTTTACACTCTATATCATGGTAACTtcatatgttgtgaaatgattttctataatctttgacattttcttcAGATAGCCAGTTTTCTTGTTTTAGCTGACTTATAAGAGCTTCCAAAGACTTCAATCTTCCAAGAGTTTGTTGTTCTTGTAGCTGGAGAAGAGTTATCTTTGAATGTAGTTTAGAAACTTTCTGCCAAAGATGTTCCTTATTTATATCTTGTCTGCAGTAAGAATGTTCAATTTGTAAAACTTCTGTCTCATAGTCTACATCCTTATATAAGGAGTCTTCAATGTCTAGATCTTCCATTTCCACAGTTTCTTTTTCAGCAGATACAAAAGAATTAATTGGTTTGGAATTTTCTGTGGGTACAAAAATGGCAATAACAgattctttatttgtatttaactCTTCGACTGTTTGAGTAATTGTGCTGAGTAAAAATGGACTTTCCTGTGCAGACTTAATTTCCATGGAATTATTTGTAAAGTTTGGGTTAGCAAGATGATTCGCAGTTATTTCAAACACTTCTTGGGTTTCCAAAAACGGCTGAACATCTTCAGAGTTTGAAGTTGTCAAGGTAATAGTTGTAGAATTTAGATTCTCAAAAAATGTGTGAAAACCACCTATATCTATGTCTTGGGTAACTGAAGTTTCCAAGGTAGATACTGGTATTCCAATATCTTGTTTAAGCAGATTAAGatttaatatgttattttgtATACATTCTGGTTTGGCAGCTGGTGGCTTCACCAAAGTAGATGAATTACGTAATTCTGTGTGTTCAGGGAGGATATTTGTATTAACCGtatttttctttaactcattTGAAGCAAATGATTCTTGTGACTTGGCTTTTAGGCACACTTCTTTCTcatcatctaatttttttcttctgagatttttttttttggaagggtcTTTGTCCTGATCGTCTTCAGGCAAAGAAAATATTGTTGGAATTGCAGTTTGTTTCAAATATCGAATACCCCATCTGATGTCAAGAGAGTCAGGAGTAAAATGGTCACTACACAGGAACTGGTATTTCCTGGGTACCCATGAATCTCGTTTCATATTCTTTAACCATTTTTCAAGTCTTTCTTTGCCATGTAGAGGAAACGGGTAACAACTCAGCTTTCGTCCCCGATGGTTCCTACAGCAAATCGCCGCGCAGAAGCGAGGCATCCGAGGGGCCCGGCCGGGCGGCGAGGGGCGCTGGCGTGACCACCCCCCGCGCGTCGCCGAGCCCCGACTCCTTTCTTTGGAGATTTACTCCATATCCCCTACTACAATCATTGCAGAATGTGGGCACGAATCACCAAAGTTATCAGTGATAAATAACCCCAACcacatattttaataacatttattaaatatccttGTGCAGTGTAAAATACCGTGGAAGAAGTACAGAGAACAGAAGTAACAATGGCTGTGAGCCTGGCTGCTGGGTCTCACACTTGTAAATGATGAACCCAGGTGAACCTGTGTCTGGCTGATTTACAAAATTTCTCCCTTCAAAGAGTTCGATGCCtagtacaaaataaaacaagtgctTGGAAAGTGATTGTTATGAATTGAATTTCTCTTCCTTGGAATATGACATGCTtatagagtcttttttttttaaagaaccagaaGCAGATCCATGAGATGAACCTCTGACACCAAATCTCCAAATCCTAACAGTTCATGTGTCTTGTTCAAATGACAAACTGTGGAATGAGGGAGTAGGGGTGGCTAGGAGGTTGCTAGCAGGCCGTCCTGGACAAATGGCCAAGGGATGTGATGGAGAATATGgacttttcataaataaaatctgaattatcAGAAAGTCACAAGTAAGTAAACAGATGGTGGCAGGGGAAATTTTGCAGGTAGAGTTAGCTGGGAAATGATCTTGGAGATGAATCCTGAGCTGGTCTTTGAAGATAGTGAAAGATCTAGCACAATCAGGAATATTATTTCAGAGTCAAGGAATCTCCTTCTGTGACAGAATGCCACCAAGCAGTTTCCTCATCACCAAGCAAAGACACAATTTATCCCTACTCACCTAAACTGtgtgtttttgaaagatatttccCGGGAACCAGGCAATACTTCTGTTCACTTCAGAGGATCAGTCAATGTTAATACCATAGATCTGAGAGCTTACGAGTCCTGGACTCTCCTTCACTTTTCTCTTGACCCTGCATATGTTTGATCCAAGAGCATAGGGATTAATCTCTTCATCCTGGGATTACAATCACCAGCTAGCACACCAAgtccaatttctctttttatttctagaagagCAAAAGCAACGCAGAGGAGAATAAAATTATACCCAGACTTCCTTCCAGGTTGTGCAAAATAACAAGGCTTATGACTTAAAGGGTAGAATACATCAActcaatcaaaataaaatcagaagagcCCATTTTCAGGGAATATAAACAATTCACAGATAACACTTAAATGAAATTCtcacttttgcttattttctaaaagagCAAATTCTTATAGATACAAATTTTTCGGCATAGAGTGTTgagttttaacatttctttctggTATAGCAGACTGGAGGCACTCACAgccacagaaagaagaaataagataaGCCTCCCGCTTCATGTAAGAAatcatgcagaaaaaaatatatcaagccaaaaaaaaaacatctaaaacactttaaaaatttcagattaCCTGCCGGTCGCAATGGGAATGTGTAACTTTACAAAAGGTAGATATTTTTTCTGTCACCATCTTATCCTAGGGATCAATTTTAGCCTCATTGAGTCATCATGTCCATCTTAACATGATGTAGTACACAAGACACAGCATCACCATACAGTATTCCTGCcccaaatgagtaaataaacctAATCCAacctttaagtttaaaaaaagatgagggagCTAGAAGTACAAAATACAGGATTCCACAAAGAAACAATGAGACTAATCCAGAAAGTGAGATATTCTACAGGACAACAGGATGCGTCCCTTTGATAATCAGTGTTATGGGAAGAAAAAGACATACACTGGAGGGAAAGCAGTGGAAGGAGGACAAACACAtgttaaagaaacataaaacatttagcaCCAAATGAAATGCATAATCTTTAATGGgattcctgtttttaaaaaccatctgtACAAGACATCTGGGGAAGAATTAGGAAAATTTGATGGTGGACTGGCTATTAAATGATTTTAGGGAATTGTTAACTTTATTAGGTGGGAAGTGGTATTATACTTatgcaggaaaatatttttgttttttgtttttttaaatgcatgctgaaatgtttaagaatgaattgccttgggggcacctgggtgactcagtcagttcagcaaccaactcttgattttgattcaggtcataatctcagggtcatgaaatcaagccctgtgttgggctccacattcagggTGGACTTTGCTTGAGatgatttctctccctttccttctgcccctcccctctctcaaatgctataaatcaattaatcaataaataaactaattaaataagtaaacattatttttaatggaaagtcTGAAGCACTGCCACAGAAATGTTGAATGGGTACTGAAGACAATGTAGTCAGACTCTATCACTTCACTGAGCTCTTTCTCTGTCACCAAAGCACAATTATCCTGGATCCAGCATCTGATCCCCAGTGTACCAtcccaaaaaaagaaaccagtggCAAATCACTTGCATATCCATGGTCCTTGACTCTAGAGAATCCAACCAAAGAATCTGagtcatatttataatttttacagaaCTAGAGGCTGCTGCTCTAGGCTTCTGATCATCATTCTGATGGTCAGATTCATTGATCAATCAAAGCATCTGCTACAATTGATCTGCTAATCACTAGCAAACAAGTTGAGAGTGCGGGAGCCATAGAGAAAGTTTGGGCCTTCCAGTTGCCACTGCAGCTTTGGCAGCACAAATATAGATGTAAAACAGTAAGTAGCTCCCAAAGTACAGGCAGACCATGGACCTATAGAGTCCCCAAGACCTTTGCAAGGAGTCCGTGAGGTCAGAACTATTTTCACAATAATACCAAACATTCCTTGCCCTTTTCATTGTGTTGCTATTTGCACTAATAGTGCAAAAGCAATGATAGGTGATGCTGCTAGCGCCTTGGCATGGATCAAGATAGGGGCATCAATTCTGTGTTAGTAGTCATTGTGTTCTCTACCTCCATGTATTTGCAGGGGGGGGGGGAATTCAGTGTTGCTTTAaagtattattgactgtattaGTTTGCCaaggctgccataataaaataccacatacATAGTTTacaaaacagaaatctattttctcatagttcagaagctgaaagtccaagatcaaggtgcctaCAGAGCTGATCCCTGAGGCCTCTTCCTTTGGCTTGTATATGGCCACCTTCTCACAgggtctttcctctgtgtattCATAGCCCTGCTCTCCCTTCCttttgtgtgtccaaatttcctcttcttataagaatgcCAGTTAGactggattagggtccaccctaagACTCATCCTAATCCAATCCAAACGGCCTCActttaacttaatcatatctttaaaaatcctatCTCTAGATACAGTCACATTCTTCTGAGGTACTGGGAGAGAGGACTTCAATATATAAATTGAGGGGAGCACGCAATTCAGTCTATAACATTGACAAAGCAGTAAAAACTATTAATTGTATTAAATCTCACCTCTTGCATATGTGTCATTTTGGTATTCTGTGACAAAAAAGGGTACACAAAGTTTTATGTACACATAAAATACTTTTGTGGCATTCTAAATTATGATAGTTATCTCAAGGGAAAACATTTGTACAATTGGTTGAATTGCAAGCTGAACTAGCCACTTTTTCCCTGAAACATCACTTTTGCTTGAAAAAATAACTGACAGATAAACTATAGTTATTCAGACTTGAGAATTTGGCAGGCatattgaaaatgaatgaactgagCCTGTCACatcaagaaaaacaactgaaagtTGTTGCTAATGATAAAAATCCAAGCTTTCTAGCCAAAGGTAGAGTTTAGGAAATCTTGTATCTGCCACCATGAGCCCCTCAACCTTTAAATTCTTATCTGATTTAAAGCTACTGATGGTGATATAACAACTATGATAGTTTCATACTCTATAATAAAATGCGTTAACATATGGAAGTTGCCTAAATCAGTGAACCAAATGACCAATGGATGATGTTACAAAACCATGCCTGGATGAAAGTTTCATCCAAAATGCAAACTAAACCAATGGATTCAACAGagtataaaaagtttattaatatGATTTCAGATTCCATATTGCAACTAACATCTCGTTCGAACTATATATCTGCATAAAGGCcagtgttttcttatattttttaaccaAACCAGCATATTGCAGAGACAGAATGTGTAAGTAGACCTGAGaatccagctgccttcttataAGCCAGCTCTGCCCTGACAGATATTCGAATATGATCAAACACCCCCAGTATCTTTTCCTTCAGTCTACACTCCCCATGTTTTCTAGCTGTTCCTTCCTGTCCATGATATAAAGTATCTTCAACAGCCTGGTATTCTCCTTTGAATACCCTGCAGTTTGTCTATAACCGTCAGAGTATATGTCAATATACCAGGAGCTGGGGTGGAGATAAATAAAACTAGTTTAAAGCCTGGAGGCTGCCTCTGACCAACCTCTACTTCATTTCTTGCCATGGTATCCCATGAACTTTTTCAAAATGGTTGGAGTCTCTGAACACAGGGCCTGGTCTTAGACAATACTATGGAAGCCCAGTTTTCACACAGTTTCcatttcctctgtttctctccccaccaACACTGAGAATGAGGTTGCCCAGCACTGAGAACATGGCCCAGGCTCATTCTAGGAAGAGCTGAACCTGAGCATACACCCTCCCTGTGTCTGCTTGCTCCTCCCCTTTCCCACAGAAGGGCATCTCATACAATACTGTAaaaccacagagagagaaagaaaatgacacgTTATCCAGGCTAGTCTCCGGTCACTTCAGGGAAGGAGGTCAGCTATGGGACTGACATGATACCCAGTGATAAATGCCAGAATAGAAACCAAAGAAGACTAAATATTTGCCTAAGTGTACCAAAAAATAGCATTGGACTAGGAATTGGGATATTTGATTTCTTGAACGTTGCTTTGAAACTGGGTACCTTGGTGAAGTTGTGAAACCTCTTTGGATCTTTCTAGACTCTTTCATCTGAACACCCAAAGGAGTGAATATATGATCACTCAGGTCTCCCCAGTTCTAGGGTGCCTCTCCAGAGACACAAGTGGTCTTTGATTACTCATTAGTGAAAAAGAATGTGATCTGAATGTAGATCAGGTGAAACTCATTTCTATGTGactttagaatatatttcttGGTGTGCAGCAAATCACGAGACTTATCTTCCCTATGATGCTTAATTTAGGCtaatgttaaaaatcaatttgCCTACAACTAATGTTGCTATGCTCCACTAAAGAAGTGTAGGTAATATTCCGTAAGGCAGGCTGGCGCCAGCGAGAAAACAAAGGACTTGGAGTTGGGAACATGTGGATTCTGGCCATGGCTGCGTCACTTCCTAACTTATCCTCCCCAAACGTGAGATGAATTTCATCCTTAGAATGGATTCAGAAGATACTTTCTGAGCACTCACTGAGGCAGGCACTATGCCGGCCCAGAATACACAGAGATGAACCAGATAAAATCCCTTCTCTCAAGGGTCTCTAcctaatgaaaaagagaaaaatggttttCATCCTCTTTTCTGCACATTTCTGTtgcagggagggaaaagaaaggtaTCTAACCCAGCCTAGTCTTCCCAGGGAATTCACCAGCATAGATAAGACCAGAAAATGAATAGTATCTAAGGAAGTGGGTTATGGTCCAAATTGGGGAATAGAAGAAGGGAAGGACATTTCAGGCAAAAGCAATCAGATGACAAAGGCAAAGAGGTAGGAAATGACATGGTGCTTTTAGGAAGCAAGTAGTTCAGTGCAGCTGAGTTTAAGTGAGCTGAGCAAGTGAAAAAAGTACATGTAGGCCTGGTAGGTAGACAAAAGCCTGTGCTCCATATCATTTCATCTTGAGGATAATGGAGAGCTACCAATAATTTCaagcatataattatatatttgagatCCTCCCGAGGCTTAGCATCTGTATTAATTAGCTATTTCTTGCTGTGATTATGATCTATAACAATCCCAAATTGTCAGTTGATTACAACAGCAAATATACATTGCTTTTGCTCACTGTTCTGCAGTCCAGCTGGACTTGGCTTCAAGACGTGAGTTGGATTCAGGTCTTCTCTACTTGTCTTCATTCTAGAACCCAGGCTGAAGCAGCAATGATCCCTGGAGTATACTCTTCTCATTTCAGAAGAAAGAGGTTTAGGAGTGCTGGTGAAAATCCATGATAGGACATCTCTTGGAGCCTCAGCTTAGACTAGCACACTGTCCCTTCCATATATTCTATCAGTCAAAATAGGGCCAAACCCCAAAGTCAACAGAGTGGGACGTATACTCTGCTTGTAGTGGGCCTTGCAAAGTCATGGGGCAAAGTACCTGGGCTACACACTTCTGTTGCAGAGAGGGAGTGAAGGATTAGAAGCCACAAGAGGCACATTCT
Encoded here:
- the LOC112657839 gene encoding LOW QUALITY PROTEIN: THAP domain-containing protein 5-like (The sequence of the model RefSeq protein was modified relative to this genomic sequence to represent the inferred CDS: deleted 1 base in 1 codon); its protein translation is MPRFCAAICCRNHRGRKLSCYPFPLHGKERLEKWLKNMKRDSWVPRKYQFLCSDHFTPDSLDIRWGIRYLKQTAIPTIFSLPEDDQDKDPSKKKNLRRKKLDDEKEVCLKAKSQESFASNELKKNTVNTNILPEHTELRNSSTLVKPPAAKPECIQNNILNLNLLKQDIGIPVSTLETSVTQDIDIGGFHTFFENLNSTTITLTTSNSEDVQPFLETQEVFEITANHLANPNFTNNSMEIKSAQESPFLLSTITQTVEELNTNKESVIAIFVPTENSKPINSFVSAEKETVEMEDLDIEDSLYKDVDYETEVLQIEHSYCRQDINKEHLWQKVSKLHSKITLLQLQEQQTLGRLKSLEALISQLKQENWLSEENVKIIENHFTTYEVTMI